The following proteins come from a genomic window of Aspergillus luchuensis IFO 4308 DNA, chromosome 3, nearly complete sequence:
- a CDS encoding uncharacterized protein (CAZy:AA7;~COG:C;~EggNog:ENOG410PVKJ;~InterPro:IPR006094,IPR036318,IPR016169,IPR016166, IPR016167,IPR012951;~PFAM:PF08031,PF01565;~go_function: GO:0016491 - oxidoreductase activity [Evidence IEA];~go_function: GO:0050660 - flavin adenine dinucleotide binding [Evidence IEA];~go_function: GO:0071949 - FAD binding [Evidence IEA];~go_process: GO:0055114 - oxidation-reduction process [Evidence IEA]), translated as MPFLSYARALELRRQLQGTRAEVICIGCDDYATSIRRWSDTCEKEAGAVVRVASTAEVAEVVRFCRKHHIDFVVEAGGHSTTGASSSHGGVVISLAKMRKVLTDPASETVCVQGGATWDMVNDSTAPYGLAVVGAIASHAGVGGSTLGGGSGWLTGQYGLIADQLVGVKVVLADGTIVEASNEENQDLFWAMRGAGQAFGIATEFVFRAHKVRDTFFGGVIEYDVDTLPMLVDFANEFDRRQDPNSGFHFGFAHSRDEKQMVLRAVVFYDGSAYQGGLFFGPILYQNPLMTPLTNHTGMRTYIEMNSVANVDPVPEGRKSISGANIMRPLETSLLQDLYSQFVEALHAYPRMEDSVLMFEILPYKKTVEVPVEETACANRGPYYSAQLLLCWHDSELDAKMHALQRSIISKILEAQRGIPDDHGVACPNLAGHDVSVEKLYGSNLPRLQKLKRKYDPHNVFRKWHDLLAPAKSHVEQTDKS; from the exons ATGCCTTTCCTGTCATATGCCCGTGCGCTGGAACTGAGGAGGCAATTGCAAGGAACCAGAGCTGAGGTTATCTGTATCGGGTGCGATGATTATGCGACAAGCATTCGCCGATGGAGTGATACCTGCGAAAAAGAAGCT GGTGCCGTTGTACGTGTAGCAAGTACAGCAGAAGTGGCTGAGGTGGTCCGGTTCTGCCGGAAGCATCACATCGACTTCGTGGTCGAGGCTGGTGGACACTCCACCACCggggcttcttcgtcgcatGGGGGTGTGGTAATCAGCTTGGCTAAGATGCGCAAGGTCTTGACAGACCCTGCCTCTGAGACGGTGTGTGTCCAAGGAGGCGCGACCTGGGATATGGTCAATGACTCAACTGCTCCTTACGGGCTAGCTGTGGTAGGCGCCATCGCCAGTCACGCTGGGGTGGGCGGGTCAACATTAGGAGGTGGCTCCGGATGGCTAACAGGGCAGTACGGCCTGATTGCAGACCAGCTGGTGGGTGTCAAGGTGGTCCTGGCCGACGGCACCATTGTTGAAGCATCAAACGAGGAGAACCAGGACCTATTCTGGGCGATGCGCGGAGCTGGACAAGCTTTTGGTATTGCTACTGAGTTTGTATTCCGTGCCCACAAAGTCCGAGACACGTTTTTCGGAGGGGTGATAGAGTACGATGTGGATACGCTACCAATGCTTGTCGATTTTGCGAACGAGTTCGATCGACGTCAGGATCCGAACAGTGGCTTCCACTTTGGATTCGCACATTCACGAGATGAGAAGCAAATGGTATTGCGGGCTGTGGTTTTCTACGACGGGTCTGCGTATCAAGGCGGATTATTTTTTGGACCCATCCTATATCAAAACCCTCTGATGACCCCTCTGACCAATCATACTGGCATGAGGACGTATATAGAGATGAATTCAGTTGCTAATGTCGACCCGGTGCCAGAAGGCCGCAAAAGCATCAGTGGTGCCAACATCATGCGACCGCTCGAGACAAGTCTTTTGCAAGATCTTTACAGTCAGTTCGTTGAGGCTCTGCATGCGTACCCTCGTATGGAAGATAGCGTGTTGATGTTCGAAATTCTACCATACAAGAAGACTGTGGAGGTTCCTGTTGAAGAAACTGCGTGTGCCAATCGAGGGCCTTATTACAGCGCCCAGCTCTTATTATGCTGGCATGACTCTGAGCTGGATGCGAAGATGCATGCTCTTCAACGGAGTATTATCTCCAAGATCTTGGAAGCGCAACGAGGCATTCCTGATGATCATGGTGTGGCATGTCCCAATCTTGCAG GACATGACGTTAGTGTCGAGAAACTGTACGGTTCTAACCTGCCTCGATTacagaagctgaagaggaAGTATGATCCACATAATGTATTCCGCAAGTGGCATGATCTACTTGCACCAGCAAAGTCACATGTAGAGCAGACGGACAAATCTTAG